In Azospirillum thermophilum, the sequence CGCGCCGGGGTGGAGGCGGACCGCATCGCCTACGGCGTGCTGCTGGGCAGCCTGTCGGTGGCGGTGGGGCTGCTGAACTATGGCTCCCTGACCTATTGAGCGGAAAGGACAGCCGGCGATGAAGCGTTCCCGAACCGTGGCCGCCCTGCTGCTGGGTGGCGTCAGCCCCCTGCTGGTCTCCTGCGGCGACGATGCGCCGGAGGAGGCGAAGGTCTATCCCTCCGTCGAGGTCTGCGCCCGGGACCTGCCGGCCGAGGACTGCACCCGGGCCTTCGCCGCCGCAGCCGACGCCCACCGGCAGGACGTCCCCCGCTTCGCCTCCCTCGACGCCTGCGAGGCGGAGATGGGTGAGGGCGCCTGCCAGCGGCAGGCCGACGGCCGCAGCCTGCTCGGCGGGGTCTTCGTCCCGGCCATGGTCGGCTTCATGGTCGGCCGCAGCCTCTCCGGCAGCTTCGCCCAGCCCGTCTATTTCGACCGCCAGGGCTTCGCCCGCAGCGGCGCGGACCGCATCGGGCAACTGCCGCCGCGGCGGGAGGATGATCGCGGCAGCGGGTCGTCCGGCGGTTCAGCGGGCGGAACCAGCTCCGCCTACTATCGCGGCTGGGCCAACAGCGGCCGGCCGATGACCATCACCACCGCAGGCACCACCGCAGGCACCACCGCAGGCAGCACGGCGGGACGCAGCGCCGGCTTCGGCTCGACCGGCTCCGCCCGCGGCTTCTCGGGAAGCTGACGCGATGGACCGCGTCGTCACCACGCCGCGGCCGGACTGGCAGTCCCGGCTGGAGGAGATCGGCTTTCCCTTCCACACCGACGCGGACGGCACGCTCTATTGGGACGAGAGCGCCTATTGGCGCTTCTCCCTCGCCGAGATCGAAACGCTGGAGGACGCGGCGGAAGAGGTCTACCGGCTGTGCGAGCAGGCGGTCGGCCATGTCGTCGCCAACCGCCTTTACGACGCGGTCGGCCTTCCGCCGGAGGCCGCCCCGGCGGTGGAGGCGAGCTGGGCCGGCCGCGACGACCGCGACATGGCGCTCTACGCCCGCTTCGACTTCGCCTGGGACGGCACGGGCGGCCCGCCGAAAATGCTGGAGCTGAACGCCGAAACGCCGACCTCGCTCTATGAGTCGGCGGTGGCGCAATGGTGCTGGCTTCAGGACCGCTTCCCGGAGGCCGACCAGTTCAACAGCCTGGAGGAGGCGCTGGTCGCCCGCTGGGAGCGGCGGCGGGATGCCTGCCCCACCCTCGCCGCCGGGCAGGAGGCGGTGCATTTCGCCTGCCTGATGCCGCACCCCGAGGACGAGGCGACCATCGCCTACCTGCAGACCCTGGCGCTGAAGGCCGGGCTGACCACCAAGGCCATCCCGATCCAGTCGATCCGCTATCACGACGCCACCGGCGGGTTCCTCGACGAGTCCGGCCAGCCGATCCGCCACCTGATGAAGCTCTACCCCTGGGACTGGATGGTGCACGAGCAGGCCGGGCGCGAGCTGGTCGCCGCCGCGGCCGCCGGCCGCATCCGGGTGATCGAGCCGGCCTGGAAGATGGTGATGGCGTCGAAGGGGCTGCTCGCCCTGCTGTGGCACCTGTTCCCCGGCCACCCGAACCTGCTGCCCGCCTTCCTCGACCGCAGCCGCTTCGCCGCGGGGAGCACGGTGGTGGCGAAACCCCTGCTGGGACGCGAAGGCAGCAACATCAGCATCGCCACGCTGGACGGCGCCGGACAGCCGGCCGGGGCGCCGCTGGCCGAAACCGCCGGCCCCTATGACGAGGCCGGCTGGGTCTACCAGTCCTACGCGCCGCTGGCCGAATCCGGCGGCAACCATGCGGTCCTCGGCGTCTGGATGGCCGGCGGCCAGGCCTGCGGCCTGGGGATCCGCGAAGACCGCAGCCTGATCACGGGCAATTCCAGCCGGTTCGTGCCTCACCTGTTCTTGTCGGGCGCGCAGTAAAGCCGGAACAGTCCGGCCGGATCGGCAAGTGAAGCGGCAGCGTCGGCTTGGCCGTTTGCCGATCGTTGGGCAGACACATCTATCACCTTGGGCGGGGCTGACCTTTAGATGTGGGTTCTGCCACCGATGCGTGCGCCTTCCGATAACAATGTTGGAGCACACTGTGGAAAACATTCAGGACCGGAGGTTACGCCCGTGGCCGACACTCATCTCGTCAACCCGCCCCACAGCACCGGTCCCGCCCTGCGCCAGTCGCTGACCACCCGGTTCCAGAAGGCGCGCGCCCGCACCGGCGAACTGGCGGCGCCGCTGTCGCCCGAGGACCTGATGGTCCAGTCGGTGCCGGACGGCGCCCCCGTCAAATGGCATCTGGCCCACACCACCTGGCTGTTCGAGACCAGCGTGCTGATCCCCTTCAGCCAGGGCTACCGGCCGTTCGACCCCACGCTGCTGACCCTGTTCGCGGCACGGGACGAGCGGTCGGACGGCCCGCCGCTGCCCAGCCACTCGCTGCGCCTGCTGTCCCGCCCGCCGGCCTCGGAGATCATGCGCTACCGCGACCATGTCAACGGCGCGGTGCTGCACCTGATCGACCGCGTTCCCGACGACCGGCTGGAGATGGTGGCGGCACTGATCGAGACGGCCATCGCGCACGAGCGGCGGCACCAGGAACGGCTGATGATCCACATCAAGCACGCCTTCTGGTGCAACCCGCTGCGCCCGGCCTACGAGCCGCCCCCGGCACAGCAGCCGGCCGGCGCCCCGGAGATGGGCTGGATCGACCATGCGGGCGGGCTGGTGGAGATCGGCCGCAGCGTCCCGGTGCCCGGCTTCGACCATGAGGGGCCGCGCCACCGCAGCTATCTGCGTCCGTTCCGGCTCGCCACCCGGCCGGTCACCTGCGGCGAATATCTCGCCTTCATCGAGGAGGGCGGCTATGCGATCCGTTCCCTCTGGCAGGCCGACGGCTGGCAGGCCGCGAAGGCGGGGGGCTGGACGGCCCCGCTCTACTGGGAGCGCCGGGAGGGCAACTGGCAGATCTTCACGCTCTACGGCCAGCGCCCGCTCAACCCCGACGAGCCGGCCTGCCATGTGAGCTGGTACGAGGCCGACGCCTATGCCCGCTGGGCCGGCAGGCGCCTGCCCGACGAGGCGGAGTGGGAGGCGGTGGCCGCCCGCTGCGACAGCCTGGGCAACCTGCTGGGCACCGGCTACCGCCACCCGCGGCCGAACCCCTGCCATGGCGACGGGCCGTGGCAGATGTACGGCGACGTCTGGGAATGGACGCGCAGCGCCTTCGGCCCCTACCCCGGCTACCGCCAGCCGGACGGCGAGGACGAGGCGGTGATCGGTCGCTTCATGACCAACCGGATGGTGCTGCGGGGCGGAAGCTGCGTCACCGCCTTCGACCATGCCGGTCCCTGCACCCGCCACTTCCTGCGGCCGGACGACCGGCTGTCCTTCTCCGGCATCCGGCTGGCCGAGGATCTGTAGGCGCGGACCGGCCGCCCCGGGGGTTCCGGCCGATCCCCGCGGGGGCCGGCCGGGTCCGCGGGGTCAGCGGCGGAACAGGAACTCGCGGCCGACCTTCACGCGGCGCTCGCCGTCATACTGGATGATGTCGGCGGTCGCGTAGGTCTCGGTCCAGCGCTCCGGCAGATAGCTGCCGGTGCCGATGATGTCCACCGGGGCGTTGGCCTCGGCCATCAGGCGGCATTTGGCCGGGCCGAAGCCCGAGCTGGCGACGATCTTGACCGCCGGGAACCCCGCCTCGTCCAGCTTCTCGCGCACGTAATGGATCGCCGCCGCGGACACGCCGGTGCCGATGAGGTAGCGGAGCTGCGTCTCGTCGCGATAGCCGCGGATGGAGTGCGGCGCGTGCCGCTCCAGCACCGCGTAGGAGCCGGGCGGGTCCAGCCCCTCGACGAAGCGGCCGCCCGCGGTGTCGAGCCGCACCGCCAGCTTGCCCTGCGCGGCGAGGTCGGGGAAGCGGCGGCAGACCGCCAGGGAGTCCGTGATCTCGCGCCCGAAATAATCGACCAGCACGGTCAGCGCCAGGTCGGGGAAGGTCTCGTGGAACATCTCCGCCGCGCGGACGGTGGAACCGGCATAGCCGATCAGCGCGTGCGGCATGGTGCCCATGCCCTTGGCCTGCCCGAAATAGCGGGCGGTGGCGTCGGTGGCGTTGCCGATGAAGCCCTTGGCCCCGACCTTGCGCTTGGCGCGGTCCGACCCGACGGAGGCGGCATAGGCCATCATCTCCGCCATCTCCGTCCCGGCGCAGTGGCGGGCGTCCATGGCGAGGAAGGCGACCTTCGGCAGGTCGGCGCACATGGTGAAGGCGTTGTAGGCGGCGACGCAGGCGGGGCCGAGCTTCTGCAGAAGCAGCGTCTCGGTGTCCACCAGATGGTAGAAGGAGCCGGTGATGTACAGGATCGGCTCGCCGGCGCCGACCCATTTGCCTTCCGGATAGTTCAACTCGACATTGAACTCGGTGTTGCGCTCCGCGGCGACCGCCTGCAGCCATTCGAGCGCCAGGCGCGGAGCGCAGACCACCGGGCGGCGCATGAAGATGGCGTAGGTGACCTGCTTGTCGCCGAACTTGCCGACCGCCTCCTTGGTGCGGCGGAAATAGGTGTCGGTCCAGTCCGGCAGCGCCGAGGCCGAGGGATGGACGGCCGACGGCCGTTTGCTGGTGTCGTCCATGGCTGTTCCCTTGTCTCCCGACCTTCCTCTGCTGCGACCTGTCATGTGCCGGCCCCGCCGGGGTTCGCTGAAACCTGCGAGCGCAGCATTATACGGCCCGGCCCGGCGGGGGAAGGGCCTTTCGCCATTCTCAACCCCCGCCGACCGGCAAGGTTGCGCGCACCGCAAGGCGGCCACCGCAAGGCAGCACTTCGCACAGCATAAGAAATGAATTTTAGGCAATCGCCGGACGTTCCGGAAATTCCGCCGTCGGTTCGTCTTTTCGACCAAACAGAATAAAATACCGACATTTGACCATCCTCCATCGCCGTCTTACCCTACCACTATCGATCTGACCGAGGAGACCGACCGTGGCGGCAAGGAAAGGCATGGAGCCGGCGACGCCGCCCCGAATCGACGGGCGGATCTTCCTCATCCTGTCGGCCCTGCTGATCGCGCTGGCCGGTGCCGGGACCGGCGGCATGCTGATCCTGAAGCCGGCGACCGCCCACACCGCCCGGCAGGCCGACCGTGCGGTCACCGGGGTCGCGACCTATATCCCGCTGCCGGCGATGAGCGTGTCGTTCAACGACGGGATGCGCCAGCGCGACCTGCAGCTCCGCCTCGTGCTGGAGATGGACCCGGGCGTGCAGGCCAAGCTGGTGGAGCCGCTGATCCCGCGCATCGCCGATGCCGTCAGCGTCCGCATGCAGGAGTTCGAGGCGGCAGAGCTGCGCGGCAGCGACGGGCCGCTCTTCATCAAGGACGCCGTGCGCTACACCGCGGGCAAGGTGCTGCGCCCGCTGCCGGTGCGCCAGGTGCTGATCCAGGACATGCTGATGCGCTGAGGGCCCGGCCCCTCCCTCCCACTCGTCCGTCCCGGCCACGCCTCCCATATCCTGTCGATCCCCTCGACAGGGCTGCCGGAATGCGGAACATTCCGGTGTCCCCGCCGTCCCGCGGCGGAGGACGGCAAATGCGGACCGGAAGGAGACGGCTGTGGCCGAGTTCGATTTCGACCTCTTCACCATCGGTGCCGGTTCGGGCGGCGTCGCCGCCAGCCGGCGGGCGGCCTCCTATGGCGCCAGGGTGGCGATCTGCGAAGGAAGCCGGGTCGGCGGCACCTGCGTGATCCGCGGCTGCGTGCCGAAGAAGCTGCTGGTCTACGCCGCCCAGTTCCGCGACGGATTCGAGGATTCCTGCGGCTACGGCTGGTCGCACCATGCCGCCGCCTTCGACTGGGGCGCGCTGATCGCCCGCAAGGACGCCGAGATCGACCGGCTGAACGGCCTCTACATCAAGATGCTGGAGACCTCCGGCGTCCGGCTCTTCACCGGCTTCGGCCGCATCGTCGACCGCCATACGGTGGAGGTCGACGGCAAGCGCTACACCGCCCGCAACATCCTGATCGCCACCGGCGGCTGGCCGACCAGGCTGGACATCCCGGGGATCGAGCACACCATCACCTCGAACGAGGCGCTGGACCTCAAGACGCTGCCGCATTCGATCATCATCATCGGCGGCGGCTACATCGCGGTGGAGTTCGCCGGCATCTTCCGCGGACTGGGCGCCGAGGTCACGCTGATGATCCGCGGCGACGAGCTGCTGAACGGCTTCGACGACGACATCCGCATCGCGCTGGCGCAGGAGCTGCGCAAGCGCGGCATCACCATCGTCAACCGCGCCCGGCCGGTGAAGATCGAGCATGGCCCCGGCGGCTGCACGGTCACCGACCATCTCGGGCGGGAGCATTCGGCCGGCCTCGTCATGTCGGCCACCGGCCGGCGGCCCAACACCAGCGGGCTGGGGCTGGAGTCGGTCGGCATCACGGTGAACGAGGCGGGCGCCATTCCGGTGGACGAATGGTCGCGCACCAGCGTGGACAGCATCTACGCCATCGGCGACGTCACCGACCGCATGGCGCTGACGCCGATCGCCATCGCCGAGGGGCGGGCGCTGGCCGAGACGCTGTTCAACGACACCCCCTCCACCATCAGCTACGACAATGTGCCGACCGCGGTCTTCTCGCTGCCGCCGCTCGGCACGGTCGGACTGACGGAGGCGGAGGCCCGCCGGCGCCATGCCAAGGTGGACATCTACAAGGCCGGCTTCCGCCCGATGAAGCACACGCTGTCCGGCCGGGACGAGCGGGTGCTGATGAAGCTGGTGGTCGACGGCGAGAGCCAGCGGGTGCTGGGCTGCCACATGATGGGCATGGATGCGCCGGAGATCGTGCAGGCGCTGGGCATCGCCCTGAATTGCGGCGCCACCAAGCGCGACTTCGACCGCACCATCGCGCTGCACCCCTCCACCGCGGAGGAGTTCGTGCTGATGCGGGAGAAGGTGCCGGATCCGACCGCCAAGGACCTTTGACGGATCCCTGCCTCATTTCGTCATAGCCATAGGACAATAACGAGTAATCCGCCCCGGTTTTCCGGAACGTGCGGCAGGCCCCCCGGTTGACGGGAACGACCGGGGGCAGCCGGGCCTCGGCTGCCTCCCCAGGAACCCGACCAGACCGAGGGGACCCGCAAGCATGTTCATGCACAACAAGAACCTGATGTACACCGTCCGGGTGTCGGAGCCCGACCCGAAGCTCGCCGCCCTGATGCTGGAGCAGTTCGGCGGCCCGCAGGGAGAGCTGGCGGCGGCCATGCGCTATTTCACGCAGGGCATCGCCGACGAGGATCCGGGCCGCAAGGACATGCTGATCGACATCGCGACCGAGGAGCTGAGCCACCTGGAGGTGATCGGCTCGATCGTCGCCATGCTGACCAAGGGCGTAAAGGGCAAGCTGGCCGAGGCGGCGGAGGAGACGACCGACCTGCTGGCCAACATCACCCAGGGCAACGGCAGCCACACCCTGTCGCTGCTCTATGGCGGCGGGCCGGCGCTGACCAACTCCGCCGGGCAGCTCTGGAACGCCGGCTACATCGACTCCATCGGCGAGCCGACGGCCGACCTGCGCTCCAACATCGCCGCCGAGGCGCGCGCCAAGATCATCTATGAGCGGCTGATCAACGTCACCCCCGATCCGGGCGTGAAGGAGGCGCTGGGCTTCCTGATGACCCGCGAAGTGGCGCACCAGAAGATGTTCGAGAAGGCGCTCTACTCCATCGACAACAACTTCCCGCCGGGCAAGATGCCGGGCATGCCGCAGTACACCGACAAGTACTACAACATGAGCCAGGGCGACGGCGACGCCCGCGGCCCGTGGAACCAGGGCGAGCAGTGGGAGTTCGTCGACGTCGCGTTCGGCCAGGGCCCGGTCAGCGGCGGCGAAGGCAAGCCGACCGTGCGGCTGGCCGCCGAGGAGCTGGCGGCCGTCGAGCAGACCGCCGCCCGCACCAAGTCGCGCACCGACGTCAACCCGGTGACGGGCGCCGACCTCGGCGCCGGGCCGGGTGCCGGCAAGACCACGACCACCGCCGGCAAGGTCTGAGGCCCCACCACCCTCCCGCCCTTCGGGGCGGGAGGGCTCACTCCGCCGGCTTCAGGGCCGCCCCGCTGCGCTCCAGCCCCATCAGGCGGGTGAGCAGCAGCAGCGCCGGGATGGCGCCGGCCATCGACAGCAGGAAGAAGCTGCTCCAGTCCATCCGGTCGGCCAGCCAGCCGGAGGAGGCGCCGAACAGGTCGCCCCCCAGCTTGTAGAAACTCGACAGCAGAGCATACTGCGTCGCCGTGTAGGCCACGTTGCACAGGCCCGAGAGATAGGCCACGAAGGCCGCCGTGGCGATGCCGCCGCAGACATTCTCCACCGCGACCGTGACCGCCAGCGCCGAGACGTCGTGCCCGGCCCAGGCCAGGAAGACGAAGCCGAGGTTGGAGACCATCTGCATCAGCCCGCCGACCAGCAGCCCGCGCAGCACCCCGACGCGCCCGACCAGCAGCCCGCCCACCAGCCCGCCGATGATGGTGGCCCACAGGCCGAAGACCTTGGAGACGGTGGCGATCTCCGACTTCTCGAAGCCGAGGTCGACATAGAAGGGCGAGGCCATCTGGCCGGCCAGCACGTCGCCCAGCTTGTAGGTGGCGATGAACAGCAGGATCACGACCCAGCCGCGCCGCGTCATGAACTGCGCGAAGGGCGCCACCACCGCGCCGTAGAGCCAGGACAGCAGGTCGGCCTGCCAGCCGCTCAGATGCGGGCGCGCCGCCAGCCAGTCGGCCACCCGCTTCTCCCGCGCGGCCGAGTCCGCGCTCGCCGCCACCTTCGGCTCGCGGTTCAGCAGGATGGTGATCATCCCGACCCCCATCAGCGCCGCCATCGAATAATAGGCGACGTGCCAGCCGAAGAACTCCGCGAGGTACAGGGCACCGGCCCCCGCCGCCAGCAGGCCGAAGCGGTAGCCCAGCACCAGCACCGCGGCGCCCGCCGCCTGCTCGTTCTCCTCCAGTATTTCGACGCGGTAGGCGTCGATGACGATGTCCTGGCTGGCCGAGCAGAAGGAGACGACCACCGCCAGGACCGCCGTCCACCAGAGATCCTCCACCGGATTGGTCGAGCCGAGCCCGACCAGGGCGGCGGCCAGCGCCACCTGCGTCACCAGCGCCCAGCCCCGCCGCCGCCCGAACAGCCGCGTCACCACCGGCAGCCGCAGCCGGTCGATCAGCGGCGCCCAGGCGAATTTCAGCGCATAGGGCATGGTGACGAGCGCGAACAGTCCGATCGCCGTCTTGCTGACCCCGCCCTCGCGCAGCCAGACCGACAGGGTGGCTCCGGTCAGCGCCAGCGGCAGCCCTTCGGAAAATCCCAGGAACAGGATCGCCAGAACCCGGCGGTCGAGGTAGAGCGACGCGGCTTCGCGCCAGGACGACGGTTTCACGGACACCGACCTTCTTTGGGACCAGCTCATCCGTTTGTGTATAAGCGCGCCATCCGTCCCGTGCCAGTGGCGAGATTCGGCCCCTGTCCGGAACGCAGATTGCCGCAATGCCCCCTGAAATGGTGGAAAAGTTTCCGGGACTCGGGCTATAGAGGGGATCCCGCGGGCCGCGGCCCGGCCGAACGGCAACGGTCCGGCGGGGCAGTCCCTTCTGTCATAGAGAGAGCAGGCGCGTCATGGTGGAGCGTTGGTCACCCGACAGCTGGAGGTCGAAGCCGGCGAAGCAGCTGCCGACCTATCCGGACCCCTCCAAGGTCGAAGCGGTGGAGCAGCGCCTTGCCTCCTATCCCCCGCTGGTCTTCGCCGGCGAGGCGCGGCGGCTGAAGTCGATGCTGGCCAACGTGGCCGCCGGCAACGCCTTCCTGCTGCAGGGCGGTGACTGCGCCGAGAGCTTCGCCGAGTTCCACCCGAACAACATCCGCGACACCTTCCGCGTCCTGCTGCAGATGGCCGTCGTGCTGACCTTCGGCGCCGCCATCCCGGTGGTCAAGGTCGGCCGCATGGCCGGCCAGTTCGCCAAGCCGCGCTCGGCCGATACCGAGGTGATCGAGGGGGTCGAGCTGCCCTCCTACCGCGGTGACATCATCAACGGCTTCGACTTCACCGGCGAGGCCCGCGTTCCCGATCCGGAGCGCATGATGCAGGCCTACACCCAGGCCGCCTCGACGCTGAACCTGCTGCGCGCCTT encodes:
- a CDS encoding DUF350 domain-containing protein codes for the protein MIALVSQIVAYVIVSRVLLPGFRAGVEADRIAYGVLLGSLSVAVGLLNYGSLTY
- a CDS encoding DUF1190 domain-containing protein gives rise to the protein MKRSRTVAALLLGGVSPLLVSCGDDAPEEAKVYPSVEVCARDLPAEDCTRAFAAAADAHRQDVPRFASLDACEAEMGEGACQRQADGRSLLGGVFVPAMVGFMVGRSLSGSFAQPVYFDRQGFARSGADRIGQLPPRREDDRGSGSSGGSAGGTSSAYYRGWANSGRPMTITTAGTTAGTTAGSTAGRSAGFGSTGSARGFSGS
- a CDS encoding glutathionylspermidine synthase family protein gives rise to the protein MDRVVTTPRPDWQSRLEEIGFPFHTDADGTLYWDESAYWRFSLAEIETLEDAAEEVYRLCEQAVGHVVANRLYDAVGLPPEAAPAVEASWAGRDDRDMALYARFDFAWDGTGGPPKMLELNAETPTSLYESAVAQWCWLQDRFPEADQFNSLEEALVARWERRRDACPTLAAGQEAVHFACLMPHPEDEATIAYLQTLALKAGLTTKAIPIQSIRYHDATGGFLDESGQPIRHLMKLYPWDWMVHEQAGRELVAAAAAGRIRVIEPAWKMVMASKGLLALLWHLFPGHPNLLPAFLDRSRFAAGSTVVAKPLLGREGSNISIATLDGAGQPAGAPLAETAGPYDEAGWVYQSYAPLAESGGNHAVLGVWMAGGQACGLGIREDRSLITGNSSRFVPHLFLSGAQ
- the egtB gene encoding ergothioneine biosynthesis protein EgtB, with amino-acid sequence MADTHLVNPPHSTGPALRQSLTTRFQKARARTGELAAPLSPEDLMVQSVPDGAPVKWHLAHTTWLFETSVLIPFSQGYRPFDPTLLTLFAARDERSDGPPLPSHSLRLLSRPPASEIMRYRDHVNGAVLHLIDRVPDDRLEMVAALIETAIAHERRHQERLMIHIKHAFWCNPLRPAYEPPPAQQPAGAPEMGWIDHAGGLVEIGRSVPVPGFDHEGPRHRSYLRPFRLATRPVTCGEYLAFIEEGGYAIRSLWQADGWQAAKAGGWTAPLYWERREGNWQIFTLYGQRPLNPDEPACHVSWYEADAYARWAGRRLPDEAEWEAVAARCDSLGNLLGTGYRHPRPNPCHGDGPWQMYGDVWEWTRSAFGPYPGYRQPDGEDEAVIGRFMTNRMVLRGGSCVTAFDHAGPCTRHFLRPDDRLSFSGIRLAEDL
- a CDS encoding nicotinate phosphoribosyltransferase: MDDTSKRPSAVHPSASALPDWTDTYFRRTKEAVGKFGDKQVTYAIFMRRPVVCAPRLALEWLQAVAAERNTEFNVELNYPEGKWVGAGEPILYITGSFYHLVDTETLLLQKLGPACVAAYNAFTMCADLPKVAFLAMDARHCAGTEMAEMMAYAASVGSDRAKRKVGAKGFIGNATDATARYFGQAKGMGTMPHALIGYAGSTVRAAEMFHETFPDLALTVLVDYFGREITDSLAVCRRFPDLAAQGKLAVRLDTAGGRFVEGLDPPGSYAVLERHAPHSIRGYRDETQLRYLIGTGVSAAAIHYVREKLDEAGFPAVKIVASSGFGPAKCRLMAEANAPVDIIGTGSYLPERWTETYATADIIQYDGERRVKVGREFLFRR
- a CDS encoding flagellar basal body-associated FliL family protein, translated to MAARKGMEPATPPRIDGRIFLILSALLIALAGAGTGGMLILKPATAHTARQADRAVTGVATYIPLPAMSVSFNDGMRQRDLQLRLVLEMDPGVQAKLVEPLIPRIADAVSVRMQEFEAAELRGSDGPLFIKDAVRYTAGKVLRPLPVRQVLIQDMLMR
- the gor gene encoding glutathione-disulfide reductase — encoded protein: MAEFDFDLFTIGAGSGGVAASRRAASYGARVAICEGSRVGGTCVIRGCVPKKLLVYAAQFRDGFEDSCGYGWSHHAAAFDWGALIARKDAEIDRLNGLYIKMLETSGVRLFTGFGRIVDRHTVEVDGKRYTARNILIATGGWPTRLDIPGIEHTITSNEALDLKTLPHSIIIIGGGYIAVEFAGIFRGLGAEVTLMIRGDELLNGFDDDIRIALAQELRKRGITIVNRARPVKIEHGPGGCTVTDHLGREHSAGLVMSATGRRPNTSGLGLESVGITVNEAGAIPVDEWSRTSVDSIYAIGDVTDRMALTPIAIAEGRALAETLFNDTPSTISYDNVPTAVFSLPPLGTVGLTEAEARRRHAKVDIYKAGFRPMKHTLSGRDERVLMKLVVDGESQRVLGCHMMGMDAPEIVQALGIALNCGATKRDFDRTIALHPSTAEEFVLMREKVPDPTAKDL
- a CDS encoding manganese catalase family protein, with protein sequence MFMHNKNLMYTVRVSEPDPKLAALMLEQFGGPQGELAAAMRYFTQGIADEDPGRKDMLIDIATEELSHLEVIGSIVAMLTKGVKGKLAEAAEETTDLLANITQGNGSHTLSLLYGGGPALTNSAGQLWNAGYIDSIGEPTADLRSNIAAEARAKIIYERLINVTPDPGVKEALGFLMTREVAHQKMFEKALYSIDNNFPPGKMPGMPQYTDKYYNMSQGDGDARGPWNQGEQWEFVDVAFGQGPVSGGEGKPTVRLAAEELAAVEQTAARTKSRTDVNPVTGADLGAGPGAGKTTTTAGKV
- a CDS encoding AmpG family muropeptide MFS transporter, whose protein sequence is MKPSSWREAASLYLDRRVLAILFLGFSEGLPLALTGATLSVWLREGGVSKTAIGLFALVTMPYALKFAWAPLIDRLRLPVVTRLFGRRRGWALVTQVALAAALVGLGSTNPVEDLWWTAVLAVVVSFCSASQDIVIDAYRVEILEENEQAAGAAVLVLGYRFGLLAAGAGALYLAEFFGWHVAYYSMAALMGVGMITILLNREPKVAASADSAAREKRVADWLAARPHLSGWQADLLSWLYGAVVAPFAQFMTRRGWVVILLFIATYKLGDVLAGQMASPFYVDLGFEKSEIATVSKVFGLWATIIGGLVGGLLVGRVGVLRGLLVGGLMQMVSNLGFVFLAWAGHDVSALAVTVAVENVCGGIATAAFVAYLSGLCNVAYTATQYALLSSFYKLGGDLFGASSGWLADRMDWSSFFLLSMAGAIPALLLLTRLMGLERSGAALKPAE